A portion of the Gossypium arboreum isolate Shixiya-1 chromosome 8, ASM2569848v2, whole genome shotgun sequence genome contains these proteins:
- the LOC108470123 gene encoding ADP-ribosylation factor 1 isoform X3, with product MLAKPLFFGLVADRLQMGEVVSTIPTIGFNVETVQYNNIKFQVWDLGGQTSIRPYWRCYFPNTQAIIYVVDSSDTDRLVIAKEEFHAILEEEELRGAVVLIFANKQDLPGALDAAAVTEALELHKLKSRQWAIFKTSAIKGEGLFEGLDWLSNTLKSGSG from the exons ATGCTGGCAAAACCACTATTCTTT GGTTTGGTTGCAGATCGGCTTCAGATGGGTGAAGTTGTCTCCACAATTCCAA CAATTGGATTTAATGTCGAAACAGTACAGTACAATAACATCAAATTTCAAGTTTGGGATTTAG GCGGACAGACAAGTATCAG ACCATATTGGAGATGCTACTTTCCAAATACTCAGGCCATAATCTATGTTGTTGATTCAAGTGACACAGATAGGCTGGTGATAGCTAAAGAAGAATTTCATGCAATCTTGGAG GAGGAGGAGCTAAGAGGAGCAGTAGTTCTTATTTTTGCAAATAAGCAG GATCTTCCAGGTGCACTTGATGCTGCTGCTGTGACAGAGGCTTTGGAGTTGCACAAGTTAAAAAGCCGCCAATGGGCTATTTTTAAAACATCGGCAATTAAAGGGGAAGGTCTATTTGAAGGTTTGGACTG GTTGAGTAATACACTTAAATCCGGAAGTGGCTAA
- the LOC108470123 gene encoding ADP-ribosylation factor 1 isoform X2, producing MGILFTKLFSSLLGNKEARILVLGLDNAGKTTILYRLQMGEVVSTIPSGQTSIRPYWRCYFPNTQAIIYVVDSSDTDRLVIAKEEFHAILEEEELRGAVVLIFANKQDLPGALDAAAVTEALELHKLKSRQWAIFKTSAIKGEGLFEGLDWLSNTLKSGSG from the exons ATGGGTATTCTGTTTACAAAATTGTTCTCTTCTCTATTGGGAAACAAGGAGGCTCGGATCCTTGTTCTCGGTCTTGACAATGCTGGCAAAACCACTATTCTTT ATCGGCTTCAGATGGGTGAAGTTGTCTCCACAATTCCAA GCGGACAGACAAGTATCAG ACCATATTGGAGATGCTACTTTCCAAATACTCAGGCCATAATCTATGTTGTTGATTCAAGTGACACAGATAGGCTGGTGATAGCTAAAGAAGAATTTCATGCAATCTTGGAG GAGGAGGAGCTAAGAGGAGCAGTAGTTCTTATTTTTGCAAATAAGCAG GATCTTCCAGGTGCACTTGATGCTGCTGCTGTGACAGAGGCTTTGGAGTTGCACAAGTTAAAAAGCCGCCAATGGGCTATTTTTAAAACATCGGCAATTAAAGGGGAAGGTCTATTTGAAGGTTTGGACTG GTTGAGTAATACACTTAAATCCGGAAGTGGCTAA
- the LOC108470123 gene encoding ADP-ribosylation factor 1 isoform X1 yields MGILFTKLFSSLLGNKEARILVLGLDNAGKTTILYRLQMGEVVSTIPTIGFNVETVQYNNIKFQVWDLGGQTSIRPYWRCYFPNTQAIIYVVDSSDTDRLVIAKEEFHAILEEEELRGAVVLIFANKQDLPGALDAAAVTEALELHKLKSRQWAIFKTSAIKGEGLFEGLDWLSNTLKSGSG; encoded by the exons ATGGGTATTCTGTTTACAAAATTGTTCTCTTCTCTATTGGGAAACAAGGAGGCTCGGATCCTTGTTCTCGGTCTTGACAATGCTGGCAAAACCACTATTCTTT ATCGGCTTCAGATGGGTGAAGTTGTCTCCACAATTCCAA CAATTGGATTTAATGTCGAAACAGTACAGTACAATAACATCAAATTTCAAGTTTGGGATTTAG GCGGACAGACAAGTATCAG ACCATATTGGAGATGCTACTTTCCAAATACTCAGGCCATAATCTATGTTGTTGATTCAAGTGACACAGATAGGCTGGTGATAGCTAAAGAAGAATTTCATGCAATCTTGGAG GAGGAGGAGCTAAGAGGAGCAGTAGTTCTTATTTTTGCAAATAAGCAG GATCTTCCAGGTGCACTTGATGCTGCTGCTGTGACAGAGGCTTTGGAGTTGCACAAGTTAAAAAGCCGCCAATGGGCTATTTTTAAAACATCGGCAATTAAAGGGGAAGGTCTATTTGAAGGTTTGGACTG GTTGAGTAATACACTTAAATCCGGAAGTGGCTAA